One stretch of Pomacea canaliculata isolate SZHN2017 linkage group LG1, ASM307304v1, whole genome shotgun sequence DNA includes these proteins:
- the LOC112564170 gene encoding CTD small phosphatase-like protein isoform X2: MDSTSIISQVTREDELLSTFPASEKGSSTASLKKPRSRGLLSSFFCCFGNNNNNNNNNAPPSCQVPPVEENGNPRLSERYLLPASRNQDADRKCVVIDLDETLVHSSFKPISNADFIVPVEIDGTVHQVYVLKRPHVDEFLQRMGEMFECVLFTASLAKYADPVADLLDRWGVFRARLFRESCVFHRGNYVKDLGRLGRDLSKVVIVDNSPASYIFHPENAVPVASWFDDMTDTELLDLIPFFENLARVDNVYTILKNNPESPSTMPPS, translated from the exons GTTCGTCGACGGCATCGTTGAAGAAGCCTCGGAGCCGTGGACTGTTAAGTTCATTCTTCTGTTGTTTtggcaacaataacaacaataacaataataatgcacCACCTAGCTGTCAGGTACCTCCTGTGGAGGAGAATGGAAACCCAAGG TTGTCCGAGAGATACTTGCTGCCGGCATCTAGAAATCAGGATGCAGATCGCAAGTGTGTTGTCATCGACCTGGATGAAACTCTTGTACATAGCTCTTTCAAG cccATAAGCAATGCAGATTTCATTGTCCCAGTGGAGATAGATGGAACAGTTCATCAA GTGTATGTGCTTAAGCGTCCACATGTGGATGAGTTTTTACAGAGGATGGGTGAGATGTTTGAGTGTGTGCTCTTCACTGCAAGCCTTGCAAAG TATGCAGACCCAGTAGCAGATCTTCTTGACAGGTGGGGAGTCTTCAGAGCACGATTGTTCAGGGAGTCTTGTGTCTTTCACAGAGGAAACTATGTCAAG GACCTTGGTCGATTAGGGAGAGACTTGAGCAAGGTAGTCATTGTGGACAATTCTCCAGCTTCGTACATCTTCCACCCAGAAAATGCT GTTCCTGTGGCCTCTTGGTTTGACGACATGACAGACACAGAATTGCTAGACCTTATACCCTTCTTTGAGAACCTGGCCCGCGTCGACAATGTCTACACCATACTCAAGAATAACCCAGAGTCTCCATCCACTATGCCGCCTTCTTAG
- the LOC112564170 gene encoding carboxy-terminal domain RNA polymerase II polypeptide A small phosphatase 1-like isoform X1 — MEPNWVVGAFATLRKDHRPIFQVGGDDIEIEVHDCYKDDGCFQVLLMHISRFLKRIFDWSGSSTASLKKPRSRGLLSSFFCCFGNNNNNNNNNAPPSCQVPPVEENGNPRLSERYLLPASRNQDADRKCVVIDLDETLVHSSFKPISNADFIVPVEIDGTVHQVYVLKRPHVDEFLQRMGEMFECVLFTASLAKYADPVADLLDRWGVFRARLFRESCVFHRGNYVKDLGRLGRDLSKVVIVDNSPASYIFHPENAVPVASWFDDMTDTELLDLIPFFENLARVDNVYTILKNNPESPSTMPPS; from the exons ATGGAGCCAAACTGGGTGGTAGGAGCGTTTGCCACACTCAGGAAGGACCACAGACCTATCTTTCAAGTCGGGGGCGACGACATTGAGATTGAGGTACACGACTGCTACAAAGACGACGGATGTTTTCAAGTTCTACTTATGCATATCTCCAGATTTTTAAAGAGGATTTTCGATTGGTCAG GTTCGTCGACGGCATCGTTGAAGAAGCCTCGGAGCCGTGGACTGTTAAGTTCATTCTTCTGTTGTTTtggcaacaataacaacaataacaataataatgcacCACCTAGCTGTCAGGTACCTCCTGTGGAGGAGAATGGAAACCCAAGG TTGTCCGAGAGATACTTGCTGCCGGCATCTAGAAATCAGGATGCAGATCGCAAGTGTGTTGTCATCGACCTGGATGAAACTCTTGTACATAGCTCTTTCAAG cccATAAGCAATGCAGATTTCATTGTCCCAGTGGAGATAGATGGAACAGTTCATCAA GTGTATGTGCTTAAGCGTCCACATGTGGATGAGTTTTTACAGAGGATGGGTGAGATGTTTGAGTGTGTGCTCTTCACTGCAAGCCTTGCAAAG TATGCAGACCCAGTAGCAGATCTTCTTGACAGGTGGGGAGTCTTCAGAGCACGATTGTTCAGGGAGTCTTGTGTCTTTCACAGAGGAAACTATGTCAAG GACCTTGGTCGATTAGGGAGAGACTTGAGCAAGGTAGTCATTGTGGACAATTCTCCAGCTTCGTACATCTTCCACCCAGAAAATGCT GTTCCTGTGGCCTCTTGGTTTGACGACATGACAGACACAGAATTGCTAGACCTTATACCCTTCTTTGAGAACCTGGCCCGCGTCGACAATGTCTACACCATACTCAAGAATAACCCAGAGTCTCCATCCACTATGCCGCCTTCTTAG